The Pseudomonas azotoformans genome has a segment encoding these proteins:
- a CDS encoding sensor histidine kinase: MPHAAQHSSSPAIAGLVPSVEQQSRQGLEQAFSLFNQMSSQLTDSYSLLEARVSELKGELAVVSAQRMEELAEKERLANRLQNLLSLLPGGVIVIDEEGRVREANPAACDMLGLPLEGELWRHVITRCFAPREDDGHEISLKDGRRLSIATRSLDAEPGQLVLLNDLTETRHLQDQLARHERLSSLGRMVASLAHQIRTPLSAALIYASHLTDEQLPAATHQRFAGRLKERLHELEHQVRDMLVFARGELPLTDRITPSALMQALQAAAATHIQDVQVRWQCDSHLGELLCNRDTLVGSLLNLIENATQASGPGARLKVHLYNRGQNLRLCISDSGSGIEPAVLQRLGEPFFTTKTNGTGLGLTVVKAVARAHQGELQLHSRVGRGTCALMTLPLFSSAASAE; this comes from the coding sequence ATGCCCCACGCCGCCCAACATTCTTCCAGTCCTGCCATTGCGGGGCTGGTTCCTTCTGTCGAACAGCAAAGTCGTCAGGGCCTGGAACAGGCCTTTTCGCTGTTCAACCAGATGTCCAGCCAATTGACCGATTCCTACAGCCTGCTTGAAGCCCGGGTGTCCGAGCTTAAAGGCGAGTTGGCGGTGGTCAGCGCACAGCGCATGGAAGAGCTGGCCGAGAAAGAGCGCCTGGCCAACCGTCTGCAAAACCTGCTGTCACTGCTGCCCGGCGGTGTGATCGTCATCGACGAAGAAGGCCGTGTGCGCGAAGCCAACCCGGCTGCCTGCGACATGCTGGGCCTGCCGCTGGAAGGCGAGCTGTGGCGGCATGTCATCACCCGCTGCTTTGCGCCGCGTGAAGATGACGGTCACGAAATTTCCCTGAAAGACGGCCGCCGCTTGTCCATCGCCACCCGTTCCCTGGACGCGGAGCCGGGTCAGCTGGTGCTGCTCAACGACCTGACTGAAACCCGTCACCTGCAAGACCAGTTGGCCCGGCATGAGCGTTTGTCTTCCCTGGGGCGCATGGTCGCTTCTTTGGCGCATCAGATCCGCACGCCGCTGTCGGCTGCCTTGATCTACGCCAGTCATTTGACTGATGAGCAATTGCCCGCCGCCACCCATCAACGGTTTGCCGGTCGCCTCAAGGAGCGTCTGCATGAGTTGGAGCACCAGGTGCGCGACATGCTGGTGTTTGCCCGTGGCGAATTGCCGCTCACCGACCGCATCACGCCGTCCGCGTTGATGCAGGCCCTGCAAGCGGCGGCTGCCACCCATATTCAGGACGTCCAGGTGCGCTGGCAGTGCGACAGCCATCTCGGTGAGTTGCTGTGCAACCGCGACACGCTGGTGGGGTCGCTGCTCAACCTGATCGAAAACGCCACCCAGGCCAGCGGCCCCGGCGCGCGGCTCAAGGTGCACCTGTACAACCGCGGGCAAAACCTGCGCCTGTGCATCAGCGACAGCGGCAGTGGTATCGAGCCCGCTGTGTTGCAGCGCCTGGGCGAGCCGTTTTTCACCACCAAGACCAACGGTACGGGCCTGGGCCTGACCGTGGTCAAGGCAGTGGCACGTGCCCATCAGGGAGAATTGCAGCTGCATTCCCGTGTCGGGCGTGGCACCTGTGCATTGATGACCTTGCCGCTGTTTTCCAGCGCGGCAAGCGCGGAGTAG
- a CDS encoding sigma-54 dependent transcriptional regulator: protein MWRETKILLIDDDSVRRRDLAVILNFLGEENLPCGSHDWQQAVSSLSSSREVICVLIGTVNAPGAVLGLLKTLSTWDEFLPVLLMGDISSVDLPEDQRRRVLSTLEMPPSYSKLLDSLHRAQVYREMYDQARERGRHREPNLFRSLVGTSRAIQHVRQMMQQVADTDASVLILGESGTGKEVVARNLHYHSKRRDGPFVPVNCGAIPAELLESELFGHEKGAFTGAITSRAGRFELANGGTLFLDEIGDMPLPMQVKLLRVLQERTFERVGSNKTQSVDVRIIAATHKNLESMIEVGSFREDLYYRLNVFPIEMAPLRERVEDIPLLMNELISRMEHEKRGSIRFNSAAIMSLCRHGWPGNVRELANLVERMAIMHPYGVIGVVELPKKFRYVDDEDEQLVDSLRSDMEERVAINGHTPDFGSTAMLPPEGLDLKDYLGNLEQGLIQQALDDANGIVARAAERLRIRRTTLVEKMRKYGMSRKEGDEQADD, encoded by the coding sequence ATGTGGCGTGAAACCAAAATTCTGCTGATTGATGACGATAGCGTCCGCCGCCGCGATTTAGCGGTGATTTTGAATTTTCTTGGCGAAGAAAATCTGCCCTGCGGCAGCCATGATTGGCAGCAGGCGGTCAGCTCATTGTCATCGAGCCGTGAAGTCATTTGTGTGCTGATCGGGACGGTAAACGCTCCTGGCGCTGTTTTGGGCTTGTTAAAGACACTGTCAACCTGGGATGAGTTCCTTCCCGTGTTGCTAATGGGCGATATTTCTTCCGTCGACCTGCCCGAAGACCAGCGCCGCCGGGTGCTTTCCACCCTGGAAATGCCCCCCAGCTACAGCAAATTGCTCGACTCCCTGCACCGTGCCCAGGTCTATCGTGAGATGTACGACCAGGCCCGCGAGCGCGGTCGCCATCGCGAACCCAACTTGTTCCGCAGTCTGGTCGGCACCAGCCGTGCCATCCAGCACGTGCGCCAGATGATGCAGCAGGTGGCCGACACCGACGCCAGCGTGCTGATCCTCGGCGAGTCCGGCACCGGCAAGGAAGTGGTCGCGCGCAACCTGCACTATCACTCCAAGCGCCGCGACGGGCCATTTGTGCCGGTCAACTGCGGGGCGATCCCGGCAGAGCTGCTTGAAAGCGAACTGTTCGGCCACGAGAAGGGCGCCTTTACCGGTGCGATCACCAGCCGTGCCGGGCGTTTCGAGTTGGCCAACGGTGGCACGCTGTTCCTTGACGAAATCGGCGACATGCCGCTGCCGATGCAGGTCAAGCTGCTGCGTGTACTGCAGGAACGCACCTTCGAGCGCGTGGGCAGCAACAAGACCCAGAGCGTCGACGTGCGCATCATCGCGGCCACCCACAAGAACCTCGAAAGCATGATCGAGGTCGGCAGCTTCCGCGAAGACCTGTACTACCGCCTCAACGTATTCCCGATCGAGATGGCCCCGCTGCGCGAGCGCGTGGAAGACATCCCGCTGCTGATGAACGAGCTGATCTCGCGCATGGAGCACGAAAAGCGCGGCTCTATCCGTTTCAACTCTGCCGCGATCATGTCCCTGTGCCGCCACGGCTGGCCGGGCAACGTCCGCGAGCTGGCCAACCTGGTGGAGCGCATGGCGATCATGCACCCCTACGGCGTGATCGGCGTGGTCGAGTTGCCGAAGAAGTTCCGCTACGTCGACGACGAAGACGAGCAGCTGGTCGACAGCCTGCGCAGCGATATGGAAGAACGGGTAGCCATCAACGGCCATACCCCGGACTTCGGTTCCACTGCCATGCTGCCGCCCGAAGGCCTGGACTTGAAGGACTACCTCGGCAACCTGGAACAAGGCCTGATCCAACAGGCCCTGGACGACGCCAACGGCATCGTCGCCCGTGCCGCCGAGCGCCTGCGCATTCGCCGAACCACCCTGGTGGAGAAGATGCGCAAGTACGGTATGAGCCGCAAAGAAGGTGATGAACAGGCGGATGATTGA
- the fliT gene encoding flagellar protein FliT, whose translation MSQALQRIDETREALMGALADRNWDAIGELDMGCRDVIEQVLSEAPVDEDALREKLESLLAVYQQLLEVTTGERQAIFEEMSQINQAKNASKVYHLFG comes from the coding sequence ATGAGTCAAGCATTGCAACGCATTGATGAAACCCGTGAGGCGCTGATGGGCGCGCTGGCGGACCGTAACTGGGACGCCATCGGCGAACTGGACATGGGCTGTCGCGACGTCATCGAGCAGGTGCTCAGTGAAGCGCCGGTCGATGAGGATGCGTTGCGCGAAAAGCTTGAAAGCCTGCTGGCGGTTTATCAGCAGTTGCTTGAGGTGACGACTGGAGAACGCCAGGCGATTTTCGAAGAGATGTCGCAGATCAACCAAGCGAAAAATGCGTCAAAGGTTTACCATCTGTTCGGCTGA
- the fliS gene encoding flagellar export chaperone FliS has product MNPMRALRQYQKVNSHAQISEASPHRLVQMLMEGGLDRMAQAKGALARGDVAQKGLMLGKAVDIIIGLRDGLDAEKSENPAYVQQLESLYAYMTNRLMEANLHNDADMIDEVARLLITVKEGWDAIAAPQGAAQ; this is encoded by the coding sequence ATGAATCCCATGAGAGCCCTTCGCCAATACCAGAAGGTCAATTCCCATGCCCAGATCTCTGAGGCTAGTCCGCATCGCCTGGTGCAAATGCTGATGGAAGGCGGCCTTGACCGCATGGCGCAGGCTAAAGGTGCATTGGCTCGTGGAGATGTTGCGCAGAAGGGCCTGATGCTTGGCAAAGCTGTGGACATTATTATTGGCTTGCGCGACGGACTGGATGCCGAAAAAAGCGAAAACCCAGCCTATGTCCAGCAACTGGAAAGTCTGTACGCGTACATGACCAACCGCTTGATGGAAGCAAATCTGCACAACGATGCTGACATGATCGACGAAGTCGCCCGTTTGCTGATTACCGTAAAAGAAGGCTGGGATGCCATTGCGGCACCGCAAGGCGCCGCACAATAA
- the fliD gene encoding flagellar filament capping protein FliD, with the protein MAGSTVSGIGSNIDTQAIVKSLVDSERAPKQTQINTQTQKATTTLSSIGKIQAALDAFRGALDTMTNSASFTGLTGSSSDEKVATMKASNTASNGSFRLVVDNLAVASKLSSKTFAAGPQSVVNASDQATTLTITQSGKKFDVSVPPGATLQQVRDSINTQFATAGLSANVLTDSSGSRLILTSTTMGVGSDLTLSGNSGLDVGSTVVDTPKDAKYSIDGIPATSKTNDISDALSGVSIKLLSPSPFPTTGDTSKPIATLITVSTNTATLKSGVKGFVDTYNALLTAMTAETKVTKNPDGTTTASTLTGDSTMRTLQTALRNEFNSLGGTGALKSLAQFGISTNSTTGQLVMDDKKWDAAMVNNAADINSIFTGKTGLLARLKTATDDYAKPATGILATRSTSLSDSLKDLVTQQSALDERMTALQKSLQDKYNAMDTLVAQIRQQSNNILGTLNALNNQKNN; encoded by the coding sequence ATGGCGGGTTCAACGGTTAGCGGTATTGGTTCGAATATCGATACGCAAGCGATTGTGAAGTCCTTGGTGGACTCCGAGAGAGCGCCCAAGCAGACTCAGATCAATACCCAAACGCAGAAAGCGACCACCACGCTGTCTTCGATCGGCAAAATTCAGGCTGCTCTGGATGCTTTCCGCGGCGCTCTAGACACAATGACCAATAGTGCCAGCTTTACTGGTCTTACCGGTTCATCTTCGGATGAAAAGGTCGCCACCATGAAGGCGAGTAATACTGCCTCCAACGGTAGTTTCAGGCTGGTAGTCGATAACCTGGCAGTGGCTTCCAAGTTGTCAAGCAAGACGTTTGCGGCGGGCCCTCAATCTGTCGTCAACGCAAGTGATCAGGCGACAACGCTGACGATCACGCAGTCGGGCAAGAAGTTCGATGTGAGTGTGCCGCCAGGAGCGACCCTGCAACAAGTGCGTGATTCCATCAACACTCAATTCGCGACGGCAGGCTTGAGTGCCAACGTCCTGACTGACTCCAGTGGCTCGCGTCTGATCCTGACGTCCACCACCATGGGGGTTGGGTCGGACCTGACATTGTCCGGTAATTCCGGCCTGGACGTCGGCTCCACGGTGGTTGATACGCCAAAAGACGCCAAATACAGCATCGACGGTATTCCAGCGACGTCCAAGACCAACGACATCTCCGATGCGTTAAGTGGTGTAAGCATCAAATTGCTCTCGCCGTCTCCGTTCCCGACAACCGGTGATACAAGCAAACCTATTGCCACGCTGATCACGGTGAGCACTAACACTGCGACACTCAAATCTGGGGTCAAAGGGTTTGTCGACACCTACAATGCCTTGCTGACGGCGATGACGGCAGAGACTAAGGTTACGAAAAACCCGGATGGCACAACCACGGCGTCAACACTCACCGGCGATTCGACGATGCGTACCCTGCAGACAGCGCTGCGCAATGAATTCAATTCGCTGGGCGGGACTGGGGCGCTGAAGTCCCTGGCTCAATTTGGCATCAGTACCAACTCGACCACTGGCCAGTTGGTGATGGATGACAAAAAGTGGGACGCTGCCATGGTTAATAACGCAGCCGATATCAACAGTATCTTCACTGGCAAGACCGGCCTGCTCGCTCGCCTGAAGACGGCAACCGATGATTACGCCAAGCCTGCAACGGGTATTCTTGCTACGCGTTCGACGAGCTTGTCCGACAGTCTGAAAGACTTGGTGACCCAGCAGTCGGCTTTGGATGAGCGGATGACTGCTTTGCAAAAGAGTCTGCAGGACAAGTACAACGCCATGGACACCCTGGTTGCGCAAATTCGCCAGCAAAGTAACAACATCCTTGGGACGCTCAACGCTTTGAACAATCAGAAGAACAATTGA
- a CDS encoding flagellar protein FlaG, whose translation MDMSVKLNQSYPPVAPQSAVTPVIAADKEKAKVEAVAPSGGEPERADLEKAVTDIREFVQAAQRKLDFTIDDSTHRVVVKVIATESGEVIRQIPSETALKLAQSLSSASHVLFDDKA comes from the coding sequence ATGGACATGAGTGTGAAGTTGAACCAGTCTTATCCACCGGTTGCACCTCAGAGTGCAGTGACACCTGTCATTGCTGCTGACAAAGAGAAGGCAAAAGTAGAGGCGGTAGCACCATCTGGAGGCGAGCCTGAGCGAGCCGATCTGGAAAAAGCGGTGACCGACATACGCGAATTCGTACAAGCGGCCCAGCGTAAACTGGATTTTACCATTGATGATTCCACCCATCGGGTTGTGGTCAAGGTCATTGCCACTGAAAGCGGTGAAGTGATCCGCCAGATCCCCTCGGAAACAGCATTGAAACTGGCTCAGAGCCTATCCAGTGCAAGCCATGTGTTGTTTGATGACAAAGCCTGA
- a CDS encoding flagellin N-terminal helical domain-containing protein has product MALTVNTNIASITTQGNLNKAGGSLATSMQRLSSGLRINSAKDDAAGLQISNRLTSQINGLGQAVKNANDGISIAQTAEGAMQASTDILQKMRTLALSSATGSLSADDRKSNNDEYQALTSELTRISQTTTFGGQKLLDGSYGTKAIQVGANANETINLSLDNVAANNIGSQQIKSGTILAVAGKITVTGNGQTADVDVAANASAKDIAKGMNGAIGGLTATASTEAQFKVDKATATATPATFTMDVGGQKVDFIGVTSNANLADQLKSNAAKLGISVSYDQSKDVLTVKSDSGENIAFSGVTAGGSVTVATKDGSGKFGADVAVANAVIATGAVNLDSASGYSLTGTSAAGVFGAVTASTKTSVAQTDVTSSTSAQNALAVIDKAIGTIDGVRSGLGATQNRLTTTVDNLQNIQKNSTAARSTVQDVDFAAETAELTKQQTLQSASTAILSQANQLPSAVLKLLQ; this is encoded by the coding sequence ATGGCTTTAACAGTAAACACCAACATTGCTTCGATCACTACTCAGGGCAACCTGAACAAAGCTGGCGGCTCCCTGGCCACTTCCATGCAGCGCCTGTCTTCCGGTCTGCGTATCAACAGCGCCAAAGATGATGCTGCCGGCCTGCAGATCTCCAACCGCCTGACCAGCCAAATCAACGGTCTGGGTCAAGCAGTTAAAAACGCCAACGATGGTATCTCCATCGCTCAGACCGCTGAAGGCGCGATGCAGGCTTCGACCGACATCCTGCAAAAAATGCGTACCCTGGCTCTGTCTTCCGCTACCGGTTCCCTGAGCGCTGACGACCGTAAGTCGAACAACGACGAATACCAGGCTCTGACTTCGGAACTGACCCGTATCTCGCAAACCACTACTTTCGGTGGCCAGAAGCTGCTGGACGGTTCGTACGGTACCAAAGCTATTCAGGTTGGCGCCAACGCTAACGAAACCATCAACCTGAGCCTGGACAACGTTGCAGCGAACAACATCGGTTCGCAGCAAATCAAGTCCGGTACCATCCTGGCTGTAGCTGGCAAAATCACCGTGACTGGTAACGGTCAAACCGCAGACGTTGACGTTGCTGCCAACGCTTCGGCTAAAGACATCGCCAAAGGCATGAACGGCGCGATCGGTGGCCTGACCGCTACTGCCAGCACTGAAGCTCAGTTCAAGGTCGACAAGGCTACTGCTACTGCTACTCCTGCTACTTTCACCATGGATGTGGGTGGCCAGAAGGTCGACTTCATCGGTGTTACCAGCAACGCCAACCTGGCTGACCAACTGAAGTCCAACGCTGCGAAACTGGGCATCAGTGTTAGCTACGATCAGTCCAAAGATGTACTGACTGTAAAATCCGACTCGGGTGAGAACATCGCGTTCAGCGGTGTGACTGCTGGTGGCTCGGTGACCGTCGCTACCAAAGATGGTTCGGGCAAGTTCGGTGCCGACGTGGCTGTTGCCAACGCCGTGATCGCTACCGGTGCTGTCAACCTGGATTCGGCCAGCGGCTACTCGCTGACCGGTACAAGCGCTGCTGGTGTGTTCGGTGCCGTTACCGCATCGACCAAAACCAGCGTTGCTCAGACTGACGTCACTAGCTCTACCAGTGCTCAGAATGCCCTGGCTGTTATCGACAAAGCCATCGGCACCATCGACGGCGTGCGTTCCGGTCTGGGTGCTACCCAGAACCGTCTGACCACTACTGTAGATAACCTGCAGAACATTCAGAAGAACTCCACCGCTGCACGTTCCACCGTTCAGGACGTCGACTTCGCTGCTGAAACCGCCGAACTGACCAAGCAACAAACCCTGCAGTCGGCTTCCACTGCGATCCTGTCGCAGGCTAACCAACTGCCATCCGCTGTACTGAAACTGCTTCAGTAA
- a CDS encoding ketoacyl-ACP synthase III — MIGIKSIASYVPADGIDNYAQGAKFAKDEEFIIGKIGSAFLPRKEAAQETSDLCVEAVNALFANNPDLKRESIDALIVVTQNGDEEGLPHTAAIVQDKLGLPTHVAAFDISLGCSGYVYGIYAMKGFMEAAGLKNGLLITADPYSKIVDPEDRNTTMLFGDAATATWMGEDAPWLLGKSKFGTDGSGAPHLKVSDGVFFMNGRQVFNFALLKVPAHLHELLNESDLKADEIDAFCIHQGSAAIVDAVARRFEDAPVDKFIKDMVETGNTVSSSIPLLLEKHVMDASWKRVAISGFGVGLSWGSAILYRP, encoded by the coding sequence ATGATTGGCATAAAAAGCATCGCCAGTTACGTGCCGGCAGACGGGATCGATAACTACGCCCAGGGTGCCAAATTCGCCAAGGATGAAGAATTCATCATTGGCAAGATCGGTTCGGCGTTCCTGCCGCGCAAGGAAGCCGCGCAGGAAACTTCCGATCTGTGTGTCGAGGCGGTCAACGCTTTGTTTGCCAACAACCCGGATTTGAAGCGCGAGTCGATCGACGCGCTGATCGTCGTCACCCAGAACGGTGATGAAGAGGGCTTGCCGCACACAGCGGCCATCGTCCAGGACAAACTCGGCCTGCCGACCCACGTGGCGGCCTTCGATATTTCCCTGGGCTGTTCCGGTTACGTCTACGGCATCTACGCGATGAAGGGCTTCATGGAAGCCGCGGGCCTGAAAAACGGCCTGTTGATCACCGCCGATCCGTATTCGAAGATTGTCGACCCGGAAGATCGCAACACCACCATGCTGTTTGGCGATGCTGCAACTGCCACCTGGATGGGCGAAGACGCGCCGTGGTTGCTGGGCAAGTCGAAGTTCGGCACCGACGGTTCCGGTGCGCCGCACCTGAAGGTCAGTGATGGCGTGTTCTTCATGAATGGCCGCCAGGTCTTCAACTTTGCCTTGCTCAAGGTCCCGGCTCACTTGCATGAGCTGCTCAATGAGTCGGACCTCAAGGCTGACGAGATTGACGCGTTCTGCATCCACCAGGGCAGTGCGGCGATTGTCGACGCCGTGGCGCGTCGTTTTGAAGATGCACCCGTGGACAAGTTCATCAAGGACATGGTCGAGACCGGTAATACCGTGTCGTCGAGCATTCCGCTGCTGCTGGAAAAGCACGTGATGGACGCCTCTTGGAAGCGCGTAGCGATCAGTGGTTTTGGTGTGGGCCTGTCGTGGGGTTCGGCGATTCTCTATCGCCCTTGA
- a CDS encoding flagellar hook-associated protein 3, with protein sequence MRISTQQYFETSSAKYTENYSGVVKAQDQASSGVRVQTAADDPVAAARLLMLQQQKDMLGQFNGNITSLKNSLTNEQSVLDAINDAMQRASELALRAGGSISDADRKSIASEVGAIEDQVLGLLNSKDSSGNYIFSGSKTQTPPYSRNNDGTYSYQGDETPLSLQVSDTLNVAAGDTGKNVLEGAVNSGRTQAKWIQPATVPPAPPAVNDNKVSLSAGLVTSGTDYTRKFADGQPYKLTFTSSTQYKVSDKDGNDVTSEIPGNGTFDSTKEGSSTVALRGVKFDISLNLKGVTPGAESDALVKDRAFTLETKPDTFSVSRTPSNLSTVQLTGARVSSQADYASTFPNSGAVIKFTSSTAYEVYAQPYTTNSKAIASGDTGGATTVTAAGITFDISGGTPPGTPSAGDQFAVGASTKKTQSALDTLSQLRQALEEPADGNPAAQVKLKDTLDASLSNLANSRTQLDNVRGSIGARMNALDIQSAENTSIGTANKSTMSDLANIDMGEAAINLALQQTMLQASQLAFVKIAQLSLFNKM encoded by the coding sequence ATGCGTATTTCTACACAGCAGTATTTTGAAACCAGCTCCGCCAAGTACACGGAGAACTACTCCGGTGTGGTTAAGGCTCAGGATCAGGCGAGTTCCGGCGTACGCGTGCAAACTGCTGCGGATGATCCGGTTGCAGCGGCGCGCCTGCTGATGTTGCAGCAGCAGAAGGACATGCTGGGTCAGTTCAATGGCAACATCACCAGCTTGAAAAACTCGCTGACAAACGAGCAAAGTGTGCTTGATGCAATCAACGACGCCATGCAGCGCGCCAGTGAGTTGGCGCTCCGTGCGGGCGGTTCAATCAGTGACGCCGATCGCAAGTCCATTGCCAGTGAAGTCGGTGCCATCGAGGATCAGGTATTAGGTCTGCTCAACAGCAAGGACTCATCTGGCAACTATATATTTTCCGGGTCAAAGACTCAGACACCGCCGTATTCTCGTAACAACGATGGTACTTACAGTTATCAAGGCGACGAAACGCCCTTGAGCCTGCAAGTGTCTGACACCCTGAACGTCGCTGCAGGTGACACCGGTAAAAATGTCCTGGAAGGTGCGGTCAACTCTGGGCGTACGCAAGCCAAGTGGATTCAGCCGGCTACTGTCCCGCCGGCTCCGCCAGCGGTCAATGACAACAAGGTTTCGTTGTCCGCTGGGTTGGTCACCTCGGGCACTGACTACACCCGCAAATTTGCTGATGGCCAACCCTACAAGCTGACCTTTACCAGCAGTACCCAGTACAAGGTGTCGGACAAAGATGGCAACGACGTCACCTCTGAAATTCCCGGCAACGGCACATTCGACTCCACCAAAGAAGGCAGTTCCACTGTTGCGCTGCGTGGTGTGAAGTTTGATATCTCCTTGAACCTCAAAGGTGTCACGCCTGGTGCGGAATCTGATGCGTTGGTCAAGGATCGTGCCTTTACCCTGGAGACCAAGCCGGATACCTTCAGTGTTTCACGAACCCCGAGCAACCTCTCAACCGTCCAGTTGACAGGTGCCCGAGTCAGTAGTCAGGCAGACTATGCCAGCACTTTCCCTAATAGCGGTGCGGTGATCAAATTCACCAGTTCCACCGCCTATGAAGTGTATGCCCAGCCCTACACAACCAACAGCAAGGCGATTGCCAGTGGTGACACCGGAGGGGCGACCACCGTTACTGCAGCCGGCATCACGTTTGATATAAGTGGTGGCACTCCTCCGGGAACGCCGTCTGCCGGCGATCAGTTCGCAGTGGGGGCCAGCACCAAAAAAACACAGAGTGCCTTGGACACCCTCAGCCAATTGCGCCAGGCCCTGGAAGAGCCGGCGGACGGTAACCCGGCGGCACAGGTCAAGCTCAAGGACACTCTGGATGCTTCTTTGAGCAACCTTGCCAACTCCCGCACACAACTGGATAACGTGCGCGGCTCCATCGGTGCGCGCATGAACGCACTGGATATCCAATCTGCGGAAAATACCAGTATTGGCACGGCCAACAAGAGCACCATGAGCGACCTGGCCAACATCGACATGGGCGAAGCAGCGATCAACCTGGCATTGCAGCAAACCATGCTCCAAGCCTCGCAGCTGGCTTTTGTGAAAATCGCCCAGTTGAGCCTCTTCAACAAGATGTAA